The sequence CTGGCCCTGGATTTGCGTTTCCAGCCAGTGGCAGCGGTTCTGGGTGTCCCTGAGCGTCTGGGAAACGGCCCTCAGCTGagccgcagcagcagctttctCCTCCACCGCCTGCTGCAGCTTCAGAGAGGAAGACGAGCGACCAAGGGTGAGAAATCTTAGCTCTGACTGGCAGCTGTGAGGAGCGGGGCTGTTTCATACCTTGGTGTTGAGCTGCTGGAGGTACTGGTCCCTCTGCTGGATCTCATAGACGCAGCGCTGCAGGTCTCTGTGAAGCTGCATCTTCTCAGCCTCGAGCCGACTCGCTGCCTCCTGCGGACCACTCTGACCTGCCAGCACGGCCGTTTCCTTCTGCAAGGATGAAAACAGCGGCTTTATTCTGCGTTTTCATGCTTGTGTTATTAACTGTTGTCCAAGGTTAGCAGCATATAAAAACTTGATTGATAAATCCTGAAtgaacattgttttaaaagcattcaaatttaaaggaaaaactcaattttctggatgttttgaAGGATAATATCGAAATAGAAGTAAGGAAAGATTTGCTAAGCACTTGAAAACAGTGTTaagataacaaaaaaacattataagaGCTTTAACTTACTTTAATGGGCAGCGGTTCATTCCTCTCTGCTTCAGACCTAAAGAGCAAACAAATACTGTTTTATTGTAACTGCACtgatacatttatttaaggaattaataaaaattataattcaCTAgtagaaaaacatttctttttaaaagaacggtgtcaaactcattttggtttaggggccgcattcagcttaatctgatctcaagagggccacacgagtaaactcattgcaagattaaatagaactaataaatgtggacttgttgatttttatattaagttaatttcacttttatacaatatattatgaataacctcagcgtttttaagaaaagtatgtgcaatttcaacaatacttttactcagttaaacatttacgtgtgcattatgcataagaactgatcacagtgattgtacaatgttgaaaaacatttattcaaattttttggaccttaaaaacactgtcctgcatgacaaaatacatcaaacagataaaaattaagaaatgatttgaatttttccacaccagaagcttaatctgctaattaaaacacagattaAGCTTCCTATATTgtccctcgtggacaatataggaactgcatattttcaattaaacgaagtacatgtttttttcaataattgttttatcattctcttccttttatcttgtccacttgtgaaagtcaaatctgatgagctctttgtggcatcttattgccacattgccagacaggacactgggggaaaaaaaaaaaatgtttttttttttttttataataataatgcatttagccacagggccggactaaattgttcggcgggccgatccggcccgcgggccgtatgtttgacacccctgatttagaagGTAAACATAACTGAAGTCATTTTCAGTTCTTTCCgaacattaaaaaacacatcgcaaaagggaactaaaagtaaataaactgTTCCTAAAATTAACGCggttgtccttgatttgatcaggtaaataagattatctcctaatggaacgagtattttcacccctaaaataacaactagataaactgcactttaaATCAGATGATGGAGGTGAGTTGCTCCTATTAAGTACAACAACtttattccattagcaaatcatttaaacttgctaattagactaatttcaagaaaaattagcttattttagttctcttttttcaGCTTAGATCAAAATGAACAGGTGTAGGTCCTCTACGTTTAGATTATGACCAAAATGCGGTATCTTTACCTCAGATCTGCAGTGTTTTCATGGTGGTTGCCGACTTTGCTGTGAGCCGATGGGTGGAGCTCATCAGCTTTCATATTCTTCACCTGAAAACATAGAAATGTGCATTAATCAGCAATATTCcaagtagttttaaaaaaatatgaaatataagaatagaacagaaataaacacaacaaTGAAGCCgtgaaatgtaaaaacactggTCCGCatgctgtgtttaaaaacaaccaaaacacagGAGTTAGTCTACCAGAAGTCAAGCAATGAaataagtagaaaaaaaaaaaaaaaaaaaacaactacagcaaattaccaaaaaaaacaactcaacaGAAAATCAGCAACCAATTAACAGAAAACCAACAACCAACCAAacgaaaaaaacatttagccaACCAACAGCAAAAAATCAGCCAACAAGTCAACCAATAGAAAACAATCAGCCAACCATTAGGAAACAATCAGCCAATTAATAGAAAACAATCAGGCaaccaacagaaaacaaccaggcaaccaacagaaaacaaccagGCAACCAACAGAAAACAATCAGGCAACCAACAGAAAACAATCAGCCAATTAATAGAAAACAATCAGCCAATTAATAGAAAACAATCAGGCaaccaacagaaaacaaccagGCAACCAACAGAAAACAATCAGGCAACCAACAGAAAACAATCAGCCAATTAATAGAAAACAATCAGCCAATTAATAGAAAACAATCAGGCaaccaacagaaaacaaccagGCAACCAACAGAAAACAATCAGGCAACCTATAGGAAACAATCAGCCAATCAACAGAAAACAATCAGGCAACCAACAGAAAACAATCAGGCAACCTATAGGAAACAATCAGGCAACCTATAGGAAACAATCAGCCAATCAATAGAAAACAATCAGGCAACCTACAGAAAACAATCAGCAAATTAATAGAAAACAATCAGGCAACCAATAGAGAACTACCAGGCAACCAACAGAAAACAATCAGCCAATTAATAGAAAACAATCAGGCAACCAACAGAAAACAATCAGGCAACCAATAGAAAACAATCAGGCAACCAACCAACAGAAAACAATCAGCCAATTAATAGAAAACAATAGGGCAACCAATACAAAACTACCAGGCAACCAACAGAAAACAATCAGCCAATCAATAGAAAACAATCAGGCAaccaaaagaaaacaatcagcCAACCAATAGAAAACAATCAGCCAATTAATAGAAAACAATCAGCCAACCAATAGAAAACAATCAGCCAACCAATAGAAAACAATCAGCCAACcaatagaaaacagccaattaTTAGAAAACCAGCAAACCAACAACCaaccaaaagaaaaagataaaatcagCCAACCAACAGGATAAAACGAACTAACTGCTTAACAGTCAACCAGCAGCCCACATCAAGATGGCGACTCCACTTACCAGCCCATCATTCTCATCCTCCAAGGCCTTTTCTTTTTCCGTGTCAGGGGTCAGAACCCTCCCTGGACCCGAGCCCTGGCTGGACCCGGCCACCCCTCTGGCACAGGCCAGCTCGTCCATCAGCCTGTCGCGGTCGTTTTGCAGGCTGGCcatggatctggagaaggcagaCATCTGCCTGCTGTAGGCGCCGTTTTCCAGAGCCAGCCGTTTCAGCTCTCGCTCCTTCTCTGACAAGGCCTTGGAGAGCTCGTCCAGCAACCTGCTCAGCTCCCCGTGTGCCTCTCTGCTCTCCACGGCTTTTAGCTTGAGCAGGAGGACGTCTCTCTCTTTAGCGAATCCGGCCAGCTCTGAGGACGCGTCCTGCAGACTGCGCTCCACCTTGTTCAAGGCTGCCTGACTGAGCCGCAGTTCTTCGTCGTACCTGTTCCTGAGCGTCTTGAAGTCCTCGATGAGCTGGTCGCGGTCGTTCTGCAGAGCGGCCATGGCTCCGCCCAGAGATTCGTTCTGAGCCTTCACGTCTTTGCCGTGGGACCTTTCTTCggccagctgctgctccagatcTAGGAACTCCTTAGCGAGCACCACCACTCGTTGGTCCGCCGCCTCGCGCTCGGTTCTCATCAGCTCCACCTCCCGCTCCATGGCGTCCAGCTCAGCGTTATATTTATCCTCTGCCTCTGCCAGCTTCCTGTCCGTCTCACTCTCCAGCTGCTGCATTCTGCTCCTGAGCTCATCCATCGCCGCTCTCTGGGAGAGGAGCTTCTGCTGGAGCTGGTTACAGTCGGACGCCTTGGCCGCCACGGCGTCCTGTAAACTGGCGATGACCCTGCCCTCATCGGTCGTCTCTCTCTCCGCTTCCAGCCTGGAGACCTTCGCCTTAAGTTCAGCATTCTCCATCAGAACCGCCCGGCTCTCTTCTCGTTTCTCCTGGAGCTCCAGCTGGGAATCCCTGAGCAGCTTTTCAGCCGCGGCGTTCTGGGTCTCCAGGCTCTTGATCACATCCTGCTGCTTGTGAAGCAGAACCTTCACCTGGTTGTCCTTGAGGGACAGCACCTGGTTCAGATCCTCCCTGTAGCGCACCAGCTGAGCCCTGAGCATGGCGTTCTCAGAGTTCAGATCGTCCATCTGATGTAACAACTTCCTGATCTCGTGCTTAAAGCCCTTGCTCGCACCGCCCTCGCCGAACGAGGCGCCTTCGTTGTCCTTGGAGCCGAGCCGAGACTTCGCCTCCAGTTCTCTGTATTCGGACGTCAGCCGCTCGTGTTCGCTCTGCAGGGAGACCATCGAGTTCTTCAGCGACTCCGTCCTGGCCTCCATCTGCTGCTTCTCCTGGACCGATCTGCTCGCTTGAAATTCAAGACTTTTGAGCTTTGCCTGAAGCGCTCCGACCTCTTTGTCCAAGCGGTCCCGTTGGTACCGCGCAGACGTGAGCCTGTCCTCGTAAACCGACACCTGGCTGCGATGGTTAGCCTGGAGCTGCTCCAGATAGCCGGACATCTGGCCGTCTTTGCAGGACAGCAGGGAGGAGATCTCGGCGTCTTTGCCCTGAAGGAGCGTTCTCAGCTGAAGCGAAATGCCCAGCTGCTTCTCGAGGTCGGCTTGGGTTTTGTCCCGCTGggtctgcaggagctgcagctgagCTGCTGAGTCAGCGTTCAGCGCCTCCACCTGCTGAAGGCGAGGCTGCAGCCGGGAGACCTCCTCCTCCCTGTCGGCGAGCCGTTGGCTCAGATCCCTCCTCTCCCGCTCCAGGTTCTCCACTCGCCCCCTCAGATCCTCCACCTGAGCCGCCATGAGCTCCGAGCTCTCGCTCAGCTCGGCGTTGGTCGCGCCGACGATGAACATCTGACGCTGGTGGGCGGCGGCGGCTACCGAGTACTCGTTCAGCGTCCTCTCCAGCCTTAACTTGGCCACCCGGAGCTCGCTCAGCTCCTTGTCCTTCCCGCGGAGCTCCTCCCGGAGCCTCGCCGTGGCCGAGCCTTGCTCCTGCAGCTGGGCGTCTTTCTGGCGGAGGCTCTTCTGGTACGAGTCGTCCCAGAGCCGGGAGGCGTCGGCCCCGTGCGGCGTGGAGGTCAGAGCGCAGAGCTTGGCTTCGCTGCTCTCAGCCGCTCTCGTCAGAGCGCCGATCTGCAGATCTTTAgagtccagctgctggaggagctcATCCACCCGCCGGCTCTCCTCCTCCCGCAGGCCGCTCAGCTCCTCCAGCTGTCGCTGCAGCTGGTCGTGCATGAAGGAGCGCCTTCGGGTTTCTTCGGCATCTCGCGACGCTTTTGTCTCCTCCAGCTGTTTATTGTTGCGGGACGCTTGGAGAGCCAGCCGGTCCCTCTCAGACTCGACACTGGAGGTCTTTTCCTCGGCCTCCCGGAGGAGCTTCCTGGCGCCCACCAGCTCGGACTCCAGGCGTTCGCTCCTCTCCTCAGACGCCGACGTCTTCTCCGAGTTCTTCTTCAGCTCCGTCTCCAAGCGCTCACAGGTGGACCGCGAGCTCTTCAGGGAGCTCTCCAGATCTAGGATCAGCTCTTGGTAGCGGATGCAGTTTTGCTGGAGCTGGTTTATCTCCTGGTGCTTCTCcttcagcagctcctgcagctcccTCTTCACGTTCTTGGAGCCCTCGCTGCCTCTCTGAACCGTCTTGAGCTTCTCCTCGAACTCGCGGACCAACTTGAGCTGCTCCTGCTCCTTTTCTCGGCGGACCCGCTCGCCCGCCTCCCCGCTCGCCGCCAGCTGAGCGGCCAGCTGGTCGCCGCGGCTCTGCAGGACCTTCACGGTCTCGGTCAGCTCGTCGATTCTCTCAGAGTTCTTGAGGATGACCGTTTCCAGATACTCGTTTTCGTTCTTCACCTTGTCCGAAGTCTCCTGGGtgctctccagctcctcctgcagcagcgACTTGTCGTCCTCCAGGATCCTCACCTTCTCGCTCAGACTGATGGCCTCCTGGCGGTGCTTGTCCACGACGGCTCTCAGCTCCTGGATGGCCTCCTCCTTCCTGCCCAGCTCCTGCTCCAGGTCGCTCTGCGCTGCTTTCAGTCTTCCAGAGAGGTCGGCCTTCTCCTTTTCCAACATGCTGCTTACCTCCAGCTGTGCGCTCAGCTCGGCCTTCTGCGCTTCGATCTGAGCCGTCAGCGACTCGTTTAAACCGAGCGCTTCGTCAAGTTTTGCCTGCATGTCGTTTTCGTTTGACTCCAGGCgctcctgctcctccagagAACGACTCGCTGCTTCCAGCTTTCCTGCCAGTCGGACGTTCTCTGCCTGAATCTCTGCGAGTTTCTCTCGGAGCTGGGAAACCTGCGCCTCCAGCTGgcgcacctcctcctcctcctcctggttcccATCAAGCTCAGAGAGCCGCGTTCTAAGGTTCTGATTCTCTGCCTCCAGGTTCTCGACCTGTAGCATCCTCTCCTTgattctctccttttcctcctccgcctcctgcGCTCGCCTCTCCAGGACCTCCCTCTGGCTCTCCTGCTCGTGTATCCTCCTCAGCGCCTCCTGCCGCTCTCTCCTGGCTCCCTCCAGCAGCTGCCTCATCTTGTCCATCTCGCTGCTGACGTTCTCGTAGGCCTGCAGCAGAGACTCGTACTCTTGCTTCAGCTCGGCGTGCTTGGACCTCCACCTGGAGAGCTCCTCGGTCTGGGAGTCTTTGAGCGACTCCAGCTGGCAGGAGAAGGCCTGCTTCTGCTGCGTGATGCTCTCGATGGTGAGCTTCAGGCTGCCGCAGGCCGCCGACAGGCTGCGGTTGTCGTTGAGGACGCGCTCCACCTCGGCGGCCAGCGCGTCGCGCTCCTTGGCGGCCGACGACGCGGAGCCTTCCAGGTCCGCGTTCTGCCGCGTTAACCTGGACGCCGTCGCCTTCAGCTCCGAGCGCTCGGCCTCCGTCGCCTCCCGTCTGGCGCGCAGCTCCTCCGCCTCTTCCTTCAGCGAGGCGTTTTCCTTCATCAGCTCTTTCCTGGAAAGCAAAGCGGCTTGGAGTTTCCTGGTCAGCAGCTTGGCCTGGTTGTCCAGGTCGTTCATCTTGACGTTGTCCTCCTGGGCCCTCTGAAGCCCCTCGGCTTCGGTTTTCATCTTTTCAACCGCGGCTTCGTGCGTTTTAACTCGCTGCAGCACCTGGAGCTCCAGCGAGGCGATCAGTTGGTCTTTTTCTGAAAGCTGACCCTGATACGCCGACAATGCGTCGTCTTTCTCCTTCAGTGTCGCCTCGTAGTTCTCCGCACAGCGGCAGGAAGACGCGTCGACGTTCTGCGGCTTCGCTGTGGGCGGTTCTGCTCTGTCCACGTTCCCTTTTTCTCGCTCCAACAAAcccacctgctgctggatttcagCCAAGTTCAGCCTCGCCTCCTCAGCTTCTCTGGCCAGAGCGTCTTTCTCTTGCTCGGTCTCGGTCAACGTCTTCTGCATCGTTGAATACTCGAAGGTTTTCTGGGACACCAAAGCGACTGCTTCATCGAGCTCTGCTCTCAGCTGTCTGCTTCGCTCCAAAGCTGCGTCCCTTTCTCTCGTCAACAGGTCGAGTTTTTCCTCGTTTGCacgctcctcttcctccagccGTGCCTCTAAAGTGGCGGTTTTGTCCAACAGCGCCTGATTCTCCTGTCGGCCGGCCTGGGCTTTCTGCAGGTCgctctgcagagctgctgttAAATCAGCGGCTCTGGCTTCCATCAGAGAGAAAGCCCGGTCTCTGTCGGCCACCTCGGCTGAAAGGCTCTCACACCTGGACTTCAGGGCTTCCAGCTGCGTTTGCAGAGCCAGCAGGGACGTCTCCTTCTCCTGGACGAGCCGTCGTAAAGAGCTCTCTTCGTCTAGTTGAGAGACGGAGGTTTGGCGGACCCGGTCCAGCTCGTCCGCCTGCAGCCGGTGCTGCTCTAGAAGAGCCTGGTGCTGGTCCGTCAGCTCAGACagtttcttctccttttcttgAGCTTTCTTCAGGGTTTCCTTGCGTGCCAGCAGTGCAGCCTGGGCCTTTCTCTGAAGCGTTGCCTTTTCCGCCCGCAGCTGATCCAGCTCCTTCTGCACGTCCGCAGCAGCGGAGGAAGATTCCTCCCTCGTTTGGTCTTTGCACGACTTGATCTCTTCCTGAAGCTCTTCTAGCTTCTGCGTCAGAAGGTTTCTGTCTCGGTCAAAGTCCTCCGCTCTGGACTGAAGCTGCTCGATTTCAGAGTTTTTCTCACTGACTTTTTGTAAAGCTTCCTTCAAGCACGCCTCTTTCTCCTTTAATGAGTCCTGCAACATTTGCTTTTCGGACTCCAGTTGCTCCACGGCTCTCTCACTCCCTGCTCTGTGTCCGAGCAGCTTCGCCTCAATAACAGAGATCTTTTCTTCGTACGTTTGCTTCATTTCGTCCAGCCTTTCCTGCAAAGCATCCGTTTTATTGTTCTCTCCTTCTTCTTTTTGCCTCTCGTACTCGTCGATCCTCCTCAGCAGATCTTTTCTCACCACCAGAGCAGCCTGGAGCTTCTTCTTCATGGCCTCCTTCTCTTTGCACGCGGCCGCCAGCTGCTTCTGCAGATGCTCGGCTTCCTGCGCCAGCCGCAGCCGCTCCGAGTTCTCCGTCTGGAGGCGTGAACGTTGCTCCTCCTGCCGGGCTCGCTCCAGGTCCTCCAGCCGCGCCGACAGGGAGCCGTTCTCCTCCACCAGCTTCAGCCTCTCGTTTGAGGCGGCCTGGATGAGCTGAGCGATGGAGGCGTCtttctccttcagctgctggctgagggaggagagcagctccttctGCTGGCTGACCTGGAGGCTCACGCAGCTCAGCTGTTCGTCTCTGGCTCTCAGCTCGGCCTGCAGCCACGTGGATCTCTGCACCTCTGCGTGGAGCCGAGCCTCCAAACCGGCCACGCTGTCCTGCTCCTTCTCCTCGTTGCTCCTCTGGCTCTGCAGCCGTGCAGAACCTTCAGCCAGCTCCCTTTTCAAAGCGTCGATCTCAGCTTGATGGCTCTCCTGTACCTGCTTTATTAGGTCTTGCAGAGAGGACTTTGCTTCATTTACCGCAGCAGATCCATCCAATGGATCCCTTTCGGTGTCATTTCTCGCGACAATCTTCCGTAGCTCGTCTCCCACGGCCGCTAAGGACCGCTGGAGGCTCCGGTTCTCGTCCTCCTTCTCCTGGATGGAGGCTAAGACGCCCTCCAGCTGCAGCCGGGACGCCGACGCCTCCGACTCCTTCGCGCTCAGCTGGTGGGAACCCTGCAGGACGGCAGCCGCAGCCTCTGCCAGCCTCTCCTGCAAACCGTCTAGGTCTTCTTTCAAAGCACTAACTTTAACGTCTTTAGCTTTCATCTCAGCTCTGACGCCTTCCAGCTGCTCTGCCAGCAGACGCTTGTCCTGCTTCTCCCTGTCCAGGAGCGACAGCCACTCCTTCTCTGAGTCCTGCAGAATCTGCTCTACCTTTTGCACGTTCTCTTTTAACCCACACAGCTCTTCGTCTCTGGCACTAACCTCGGCTTGCAGGCTCCGCTTCTCCGCCGTCAtttcctgcagctcctggcGGCGGCTCTGCTCCAGCGCCTCCTTCTCTGCCCGGACTCCTCCGGCCTCTCCCTGCAGCCTGCGGAGCTCCTCCTGGGACAGGCGCAGCGCCTCCTCCAGGCTCTGGATCTGGGAGAGCAGCTGCGCCGCCTGCTTGGCCTGGGCGCCGCACTGGTTGTTGATGGCGTGGAGAGCCATCTCCCTCTGCTCCAGGTTCTCGCTCAGCGCGCTCATCTGCTCCGCTACCTGAACGTGTTGGGACTTCAGTCGCTGTATCTCAACGGTCAGCTGGGTCACGCTCGCCTGACGGGACGCCAAGGCTTCGTCCTTCTCCCTGGAGAGGCTGGAGTTCA comes from Fundulus heteroclitus isolate FHET01 chromosome 4, MU-UCD_Fhet_4.1, whole genome shotgun sequence and encodes:
- the LOC105937697 gene encoding golgin subfamily B member 1 isoform X5 — protein: MLKWLSGEEGESGPAGPGSPRSAAEPPEVPVEEMAERLGQTEQLVAQLKDMIREKDAALRSKDDQLKVEKEACEAKLSKLRLQNKAKVTSLTSQLEELKRRQGEPGTLTHSKKGSSEGGGEQASRGKIVLLKKKLEELEQQLALKDGELENKRKELELQRQRGEEMDAMLTEKDKRLAEKEAYIIHLQTGLAGDPPITAAPPQPLEVGGEMQELQRLVQSLTRKVEEAEERYSLLLEQTDSLKGLLASEKEQYSQKESMYQQNIQTFKDIIIQKDNQLMEVNQMHEQELFRLAAKSDASADLEQLLKALKQKLHEKEEVLLGKTQVIDVLQGEVDGRDQQIKELTERLHRLQVERESLGSKMEAEKHVMRAQLRDLMEKHQAEVQRLSEQHQSQMDRVQQDLLGQLEALRNAPPAAAPPSPPRVSEEAPGVGNPASVQRMAELEAQAKQKTEEASRSEAKFLKIKAWSKSRIRQLEEELKKSQAGGAPPDLVALRGRITALEEEREENQWKLEHYEELRAKSEMLEAKLVLYEEQQTTLQAELEQFTKRAASQASESGSADETQSQVLEWQEMVAEAVSARDRAREEKAAMSLRISHMEEEREELIEDDWFFPGCSDPALATRQQELEEELAQARGLGRHGAKKLAAPAHRSLQEDFEFDGQASFQDPRSPSDSTAPMEGENMGGWWPEYSTPDPDGLRSVVEELELERNQLQEQILSLEERCQDLEDRLQLQARIEALQNETERLQNQLASVRSQQSRDAEKHQLLVNSLNEQLKGLTDTQESLESSLIEKETTLAKTSEKLELIDSLRETLSQQEVQVKELSDKLLQTEHSLEDVTRRCSSAEKQCSELKSEAADLLQKQSVLKEKAQKQEVTIERLQAELDQSSEELDKLNSAHLEERAQLIHDLQSCEREIDSLKDVLLEKDREMASLAGNMAEYAEQVGALKQEVKLKEESLIQVEEALRKAEREAAVIRDSQSSDQQTLNGKITELVGALRDAETELQRTKEEREAKAGEVEHLLKQAEGDKKTMQELRGEIQKHAASQRNHLSECETLISSLKDQLTRSAQKLQESEAKVLQLQDESKSSEKLRQELKDQGEEHETQLKSFKEEQNKLLAQVQGLARKLEEQTQSEAQIKQGMQEKLEAIRSLEDQVQTADRRVRDERQTFASEKERLSKELKNQSESVSKLEQLLKSTETQKRELEVRLEGLELQERQLDELRERLASALQLDGSLEEQVQLLQEQRDGLLQQVTEQTRSVSEVAAQRDALQAKVSALETQLSESSSVIQGLQREKEDLNQVMEQSTHSSSELLLAKTNECSRLLQTLREREEEVEERQRAAADLQAKLEETLSLLRQQESSLKSAVTERDTLLQQKEEEGCKLRRDIQIQREDESRLRAEAQSLEEELSELRRQLSGQRETCRTHKDELEERNQAVKALQDQISVCGENARRLESEAETRKAELDRLNSRLQALGEEKQELRVACESKEKELSELTEQLKGSAELNAELRSQVAGLTEENRRLQEELGENVRRVSELTAERNSLQEKASSLERQVSERQRTIGALTEENQELKKVLEQSERSISAGLLEKTDQCARLAKTLQEKEEQLRSLQETTSEQRAQLEARQNQLLPLQDTVAMLQEQGSVLKSALVEKDSALTQKAEECAVHQEELLKLREEAESLRRETSEVRQQLEQRERAAQELSADSLAQRDELQRRSAQLGAANESAARMEAEIRSLKASVQKASAEATDLRDGVRALGEQNARLQSELQDTASELTASRQLVGSLRAELSEVRSAAREKQENLEAAAQQLKQSRDHNVALQQRLSELEETASRLRSQVENLTSENEEHQSRSAAAAQDLGSRLQAKQAECKSLKERVSHLEESVSKLSSSAQVQASEAERLRTALEEKEAALLERAKAAEEAQRRADEASLFRAQFAESAETASQLQSRVQVLSAESEVLRRSAEETRSAFDNLQEKYAGNLEELQAVRKLLSERTEEAAHLRASSQEQEAARSAADALRKEALVMRERLDRSEALNSSLSREKDEALASRQASVTQLTVEIQRLKSQHVQVAEQMSALSENLEQREMALHAINNQCGAQAKQAAQLLSQIQSLEEALRLSQEELRRLQGEAGGVRAEKEALEQSRRQELQEMTAEKRSLQAEVSARDEELCGLKENVQKVEQILQDSEKEWLSLLDREKQDKRLLAEQLEGVRAEMKAKDVKVSALKEDLDGLQERLAEAAAAVLQGSHQLSAKESEASASRLQLEGVLASIQEKEDENRSLQRSLAAVGDELRKIVARNDTERDPLDGSAAVNEAKSSLQDLIKQVQESHQAEIDALKRELAEGSARLQSQRSNEEKEQDSVAGLEARLHAEVQRSTWLQAELRARDEQLSCVSLQVSQQKELLSSLSQQLKEKDASIAQLIQAASNERLKLVEENGSLSARLEDLERARQEEQRSRLQTENSERLRLAQEAEHLQKQLAAACKEKEAMKKKLQAALVVRKDLLRRIDEYERQKEEGENNKTDALQERLDEMKQTYEEKISVIEAKLLGHRAGSERAVEQLESEKQMLQDSLKEKEACLKEALQKVSEKNSEIEQLQSRAEDFDRDRNLLTQKLEELQEEIKSCKDQTREESSSAAADVQKELDQLRAEKATLQRKAQAALLARKETLKKAQEKEKKLSELTDQHQALLEQHRLQADELDRVRQTSVSQLDEESSLRRLVQEKETSLLALQTQLEALKSRCESLSAEVADRDRAFSLMEARAADLTAALQSDLQKAQAGRQENQALLDKTATLEARLEEEERANEEKLDLLTRERDAALERSRQLRAELDEAVALVSQKTFEYSTMQKTLTETEQEKDALAREAEEARLNLAEIQQQVGLLEREKGNVDRAEPPTAKPQNVDASSCRCAENYEATLKEKDDALSAYQGQLSEKDQLIASLELQVLQRVKTHEAAVEKMKTEAEGLQRAQEDNVKMNDLDNQAKLLTRKLQAALLSRKELMKENASLKEEAEELRARREATEAERSELKATASRLTRQNADLEGSASSAAKERDALAAEVERVLNDNRSLSAACGSLKLTIESITQQKQAFSCQLESLKDSQTEELSRWRSKHAELKQEYESLLQAYENVSSEMDKMRQLLEGARRERQEALRRIHEQESQREVLERRAQEAEEEKERIKERMLQVENLEAENQNLRTRLSELDGNQEEEEEVRQLEAQVSQLREKLAEIQAENVRLAGKLEAASRSLEEQERLESNENDMQAKLDEALGLNESLTAQIEAQKAELSAQLEVSSMLEKEKADLSGRLKAAQSDLEQELGRKEEAIQELRAVVDKHRQEAISLSEKVRILEDDKSLLQEELESTQETSDKVKNENEYLETVILKNSERIDELTETVKVLQSRGDQLAAQLAASGEAGERVRREKEQEQLKLVREFEEKLKTVQRGSEGSKNVKRELQELLKEKHQEINQLQQNCIRYQELILDLESSLKSSRSTCERLETELKKNSEKTSASEERSERLESELVGARKLLREAEEKTSSVESERDRLALQASRNNKQLEETKASRDAEETRRRSFMHDQLQRQLEELSGLREEESRRVDELLQQLDSKDLQIGALTRAAESSEAKLCALTSTPHGADASRLWDDSYQKSLRQKDAQLQEQGSATARLREELRGKDKELSELRVAKLRLERTLNEYSVAAAAHQRQMFIVGATNAELSESSELMAAQVEDLRGRVENLERERRDLSQRLADREEEVSRLQPRLQQVEALNADSAAQLQLLQTQRDKTQADLEKQLGISLQLRTLLQGKDAEISSLLSCKDGQMSGYLEQLQANHRSQVSVYEDRLTSARYQRDRLDKEVGALQAKLKSLEFQASRSVQEKQQMEARTESLKNSMVSLQSEHERLTSEYRELEAKSRLGSKDNEGASFGEGGASKGFKHEIRKLLHQMDDLNSENAMLRAQLVRYREDLNQVLSLKDNQVKVLLHKQQDVIKSLETQNAAAEKLLRDSQLELQEKREESRAVLMENAELKAKVSRLEAERETTDEGRVIASLQDAVAAKASDCNQLQQKLLSQRAAMDELRSRMQQLESETDRKLAEAEDKYNAELDAMEREVELMRTEREAADQRVVVLAKEFLDLEQQLAEERSHGKDVKAQNESLGGAMAALQNDRDQLIEDFKTLRNRYDEELRLSQAALNKVERSLQDASSELAGFAKERDVLLLKLKAVESREAHGELSRLLDELSKALSEKERELKRLALENGAYSRQMSAFSRSMASLQNDRDRLMDELACARGVAGSSQGSGPGRVLTPDTEKEKALEDENDGLVKNMKADELHPSAHSKVGNHHENTADLRSEAERNEPLPIKKETAVLAGQSGPQEAASRLEAEKMQLHRDLQRCVYEIQQRDQYLQQLNTKLQQAVEEKAAAAAQLRAVSQTLRDTQNRCHWLETQIQGQQGSAHAEVAPGAPQERSNDSVVQAAEASRLRERLLEAELSLADERARREAAEEALRLAEDRAKSGGSGLSRDNQRDFSIEMDTEEEWEALSLNPNQPLITRKVKGGMVACRRWLRGRSLYFSRLLTSRARSRYLFLAYLLTIHVAVLMCLTGAW